A single genomic interval of Pyrus communis chromosome 5, drPyrComm1.1, whole genome shotgun sequence harbors:
- the LOC137734175 gene encoding putative glycine-rich cell wall structural protein 1, whose product MARTRVIGAAFLVLLLVELSFASRPLKATGGGSGGGGGGGGGGGGGSVFGSGSGYGSGHGYGSGSGYGTEGGGGGGGGEGGGGGGGYGGFGSGYGSGGGSGYGSGGGKGRGGGGGGGGGGGGGGGGGGGGSSTGSGSGYGSGSGYGSGGGKDGGGGGGGGGSGGGGGGSGHRGGSGSGYGEGYGSGYGEGGGDDSP is encoded by the coding sequence atggccagGACTAGGGTCATTGGTGCTGCATTCTTGGTTTTGCTGCTTGTGGAGCTCTCCTTTGCTTCTAGACCGTTAAAGGCCACTGGGGGTGGTAGcggcggtggtggtggcggtggaggTGGTGGAGGGGGTGGTTCAGTCTTTGGGTCCGGGTCTGGGTATGGTTCGGGGCATGGGTATGGGAGTGGTTCAGGGTATGGTACTGAAGGTGGAGGCGGAGGCGGTGGAGGTGAAggaggcggtggtggtggtggatacGGTGGTTTTGGGTCTGGATATGGGTCTGGTGGTGGCTCTGGTTATGGATCTGGTGGTGGGAAAGGaagaggtggaggtggaggtggaggaggcggcggtggtggtggtgggggaggAGGTGGTGGAGGCTCAAGTACAGGAAGTGGGTCAGGTTATGGAAGTGGAAGTGGCTACGGTAGCGGAGGTGGCAAGGACGGTGGTGGTGGGGGCGGTGGAGGAGGCAGTggcggcggtggtggtggaAGTGGCCATCGTGGTGGTAGTGGCTCTGGTTACGGGGAGGGTTATGGGTCTGGATATGGTGAAGGAGGTGGGGATGATTCACCATGA